A genome region from Arachis duranensis cultivar V14167 chromosome 6, aradu.V14167.gnm2.J7QH, whole genome shotgun sequence includes the following:
- the LOC107495375 gene encoding molybdate transporter 1, producing the protein MSQQEHNNNNDHQSSTIPISLDPEAGQVVASATTRTDYSAKGVVEKVKTNLVFRSKWAEINGAMGDLGTYIPIVLALTLARDLNLGTTLIFTGVYNIITGAIYGVPMPVQPMKSIAAEALSDTGFGVPEIMAAGILTGGTVFVLGVTGLMQLVYRLIPLCVVRGIQLAQGLSFALTAVKYVKKIQDLPKSKSLGQRHWVGLDGLILAIVCLVFIVIVNGAGEKNRCCGDLGHDEDLGRDRNGGSTIKKNKTDRIRRIVFSLPSAFLVFILGVVLAFLRRHHVVHEIKFGPSSIDVVKFSKHAWKKGFIKGTIPQLPLTLLNSVVAVVKLSSDLFPGREFTATSLSVTVGLMNLIGCWFGAMPMCHGAGGLAGQYKFGGRSGGCVALLGAAKLVLGLVLGTSLAHVLNQFPVGILGVLLLFAGIELAMCSRDMNTKEDSFVMLMCTAVSLVGSSAALGFLVGMIVYVILRLRNWTKDKPLSTIWMQKHDDQL; encoded by the coding sequence ATGTCACAACaagaacataataataataatgatcacCAGTCTTCAACAATTCCAATCTCACTAGACCCTGAAGCAGGTCAAGTAGTAGCATCTGCAACCACTAGAACAGATTACTCAGCAAAAGGGGTGGTTGAGAAAGTGAAAACTAACTTGGTTTTCCGTTCAAAATGGGCTGAAATCAATGGCGCCATGGGTGATCTTGGAACATACATACCCATAGTTCTTGCCTTGACCCTTGCAAGGGACCTCAACCTTGGCACCACATTGATCTTCACTGGTGTCTATAACATCATCACTGGGGCCATCTATGGTGTTCCCATGCCAGTCCAGCCCATGAAGTCCATCGCCGCCGAAGCCTTGTCTGATACAGGCTTCGGCGTCCCGGAGATCATGGCCGCCGGGATACTTACCGGAGGCACAGTATTCGTCCTCGGCGTGACAGGACTTATGCAACTTGTGTACCGGTTGATTCCCCTCTGCGTGGTGAGGGGAATCCAACTGGCACAAGGATTATCTTTTGCATTGACAGCTGtcaaatatgttaaaaaaattcaagacTTGCCAAAATCAAAGTCTCTAGGCCAACGACATTGGGTTGGCCTAGATGGCTTGATTTTGGCAATTGTTTGTCTTGTATTCATTGTGATTGTTAACGGCGCCGGCGAAAAAAATCGTTGTTGTGGCGACCTAGGCCACGACGAAGATTTAGGCCGGGACAGAAACGGAGGATCAACTATAAAAAAGAACAAGACAGATAGAATAAGAAGGattgttttctctcttccttCAGCTTTCTTGGTGTTTATATTGGGTGTTGTTTTAGCATTCTTGAGAAGGCATCACGTGGTGCATGAGATAAAGTTTGGACCTTCTTCAATAGATGTGGTGAAATTCTCAAAGCATGCATGGAAAAAAGGTTTCATCAAAGGTACAATCCCTCAACTTCCTTTGACTCTTTTGAATTCTGTTGTGGCGGTTGTGAAGTTATCATCAGATCTTTTTCCTGGAAGAGAGTTCACTGCCACGTCACTTTCAGTAACGGTTGGATTGATGAACCTCATTGGTTGTTGGTTTGGTGCCATGCCAATGTGCCACGGGGCCGGCGGGCTAGCCGGGCAGTACAAATTTGGAGGGAGGAGTGGCGGGTGCGTGGCGCTTCTCGGCGCCGCGAAATTGGTGTTGGGTTTGGTGTTGGGGACTTCTTTGGCACATGTATTGAACCAGTTTCCGGTTGGAATCTTGGgagtgttgttgttgtttgctGGGATTGAATTGGCTATGTGTTCTAGAGACATGAACACAAAAGAAGATTCTTTTGTGATGCTTATGTGCACTGCAGTGTCTTTGGTTGGATCTAGTGCTGCACTTGGATTCTTGGTTGGGATGATTGTTTATGTTATTCTTAGGCTAAGGAATTGGACTAAGGATAAACCACTTTCTACCATTTGGATGCAAAAAC